Part of the Candidatus Hydrogenedentota bacterium genome, TGGATAATCTCCCACCGTTTGGAGGGCCTGCCAGTGTTCTGTACTTGGATTCGGCGCACCCATCCGTGCCGCCCGAGTACCTCCATGGCCGCGTCCAATTCGTCGGCGGTCCGGCATGGCCCACCCTTCACGATCTCCGAGGCGCTCATCTCCATCCGGCCCTGTCGCCGCAACCACTGCCCGAGGCGTTCGGCCTTGAGCAGCTCCGGGCTTATGGCGGACTCGGAACGCAGCCGGAGCATTTCGCCTAGGAAAAAATCGGCCAAGGCGATGCCGCCCGCCATCGCGGTGGCGCCTATGTGTTCGGCGTCCGGGTCGTTGACCATGGCCAGCACCCCGGCCAGTCGCAGGGCGTGCTCCGCTGCTTTTGACGCCCACCCGGCCACGGCGTCGAGGGGTCCGCCGGGATTATTGTCGCCCTCCACAAAATCGTGGAACCGGACCCATGCGGCCATGGCCTCGGGGGTCGGCGCAATGACTCGGAGCTTAAGCTCTCGGGTCATCGGGTCCATGTCAAGCGGCGCCTCGAGCAGTGTTTCCATGGCGGCGTAATACCGCCGGACCTCGGGGGTGTCCGCCGGGTCGGTGGGCTTGTAGCTCCGGGTGCCTCTCAGGCTTGAGGGCCACAGTACCAGGAACCGAGGGAGCAGCCCCTGCCCGTGGGCTAGTTCGTTGCCGAGCAATTGCCGCGCCGGGTCGGGTTGTGCCATCAAATGAAGGGCAACGCGCCTGCCAAAGCAGATGGCCACGCCGTCACCGGCCCGGACCTTGACACCGCCGGACGCATCCCAAAAAAGGGATAGCTCGGCCAGAGATTTTAATTGCTGATCTTTTCCAAAACTGTACCCGCCAATGAGGCTGCCGCCCTCATCGGAAAACACCCCCACTGTCGGCCAGTCGGCGGCGAGGGATTTTTGCAGGCCCTCAATGGTCAAGTTTGCGATGACCATCACCGGCGCCGGTGGTCGTGGCGGTTCAGGTCCAACATCGGCGAGGGCCTGCTCAAGCGCTACCGCCGTTTTGCTCTTGGATTTTTTCTTCGCTTCGGCCCGTGCGGCGGCCCATCCCTCATGGGCATTTTTCCACGCGGCCAACCCCGTGGCATGATCCTCAAGGCGCCGGTGCTGCCATGCCCGGTGCGGACGCAGTGCCAGCCGGTCAACGGCGGATTTTCGGTCGCCGCTTATTGCCACGGTCAGCAGGAACAGACTCAGGGGCAGGCGCCTCCCGTCCGGCATAACGACATCGGCCAGCCCTTGCGCGGCCAGCGCCGACGCGGCCAACAAGGATGATGCGGCCATGGCAACCGGCACTTGCACGCCATCGGCCAGCGCCTGCGCTGCGGGTCCGAGAATCGGCCCGAGGGCCTCGGTGGGAAAAGGGCGCGGTGCGGCCAGTGCTTTTGTGAGGGGGATCGGCTCCTCCGTGGGGGATTCGCCCGTAGGCGTTGCCGGTGGCCCGTCAGGGCGTTTTTCCGAGTTCGGGCCAGTAGATAATGGCCGGGGTGCCGTTCGCGGCTCTGGCAGGCTTCTAGGCGTTCGCACTCCGGCGGCCAACCCCGAAAAAATGGTTTTCCGCGCCTCGGACTCGGAAAGCCCGCAACCCAGGGCGGCGCCCACCAGTGCCTCGGTGACTTCGCCCTCGTCGAGCAGTCCGGCGCCCACCAGCCCGCCAAGTTTGCAGGCCGATGCGTTTAACTGGTGGTTACGCTGTCCCTCGATAGCCCCGGCTACGGCCTCGAGTTCGCCGGATAACGCGGCCCGTGCATAGGCGCCGCCGTGCTCCGGGGCGCCCGTGGTAATGGGTCGCGCCGGTGGTGGCGCCGGGTCTGCCTTTTTAACCGATAGCAATAACCATCCCGGCCATTCGGCGACGGCCACGCTGTCGGGGTCAAGGCCAGCAGCCCATTGATAAGGGGTATTTCTCTCGGGATGCAAACTGCCCGGAAAAACGCAGCACCCGCCGGTGCTCCGGGTATCAACCCTGCTACGGCCTGAGGCGTCGCGTTTAATTACTTCGCCCGCCATGTCGCCCGCGTCGGCGCGGTTCCTCACATCGGGATGGTGCGCGAAATAAAAGTGTAGGCCCCTGCCCGTCGTGGCGGTTACTGTCTCAGGCAGGCGGCATACGAGGGCCTCCTGAAGTTCGGGATCGTCGCAATCGAGCACATCAACATTGGACGGCTCGCCGGTTTTTATGCCGATGTTGCCGCCTTGGTCAACGTGGGCCAGCAGTTCGTCCTCGGCGAATTCACGCTCCGGCCAGCCCTTGACGGCGGGGATTTTCCCGTTCATGGGGAGTAGGCGCCACCCCCGCCGGAGGGCGGCCCTCACCTCTTGTTTTAGTGTTGCCCTTGTGATATCATTCTGGTGTTGAACGCATGCCCCCTGCCTGTCGCGGGGGGCCTCTTCATTTTGGGCAGCGCTCATAACACCCCCTCCCGCACCAGCACCTCCCGCGCCTCGCCAATGGCCCGCGCCTTTTGCGCCTCGGTGCGGCCCTTGGGCGCCGGTGGGGATGCCGTGGCCGGTGGGCGGTCCAGTTTCTCGATGGACCGTCGGGCCAGTTCTTCACCGAAAGACTCGAGGGCCTCGGGCCGGACATACCAGCCGTGACCAAGGCGCAAGGCGGGCAGCTTCACGCCGTCGCAGCCCTTGACGCACCAGCGCCAGATCGAGCACGTGCTGATTTTTTTTCCGTCCGGGCCTGGGGGGAGTAGGCGGCTCACATCGGCCAAGCTCAAAAGATTTGACTTGACACCGCCGGGGGAATGGGGCATACTTTCCACGCTTAAGCCTCCATGGCGCCCGCTTGTGCTTTTCCAGTGCTGCAGCGGGTCGCCGGGTTGCGCCGTCATCAGGGCCTTGCCGGGCCTCGGTGGCGGCTTTTTTGTGTTGCTGAACTAAGCGTGATTTTAGGCACTTTCACCCAAAAAAGTCAAGACCCAATCGTCATAAGTCTATACGTGGTAAAGGGTTGTATTTCATGGTAAACCATGGAAAAGCATGGTAAAGCATGGACAACTCCCGCATAGTCCTTATGAAAACACAGAAAACCTAAGGGTTTAGATGTATTTATAATATTAAATGTGCAAATTGTGTTAGGCAAAAAAATGGCAAAATTATTGCGCGGATGATTTTTTTACCGAAATGCCCCTCTTTTTTTGGCTAGGGTGCCGCAATAATTCCTTGCGCTGTCGCGCAACTTTATTGTGTGCTATTCAATTAATACACTACAAAATGCAACAAAAAAACGGCCAGCAGGGCGCCAGCCGGTGGGGGTGGGGGTGGTGGGGGTTATCCGAGGCGGAGCATGGCCTCCGCCGCCGCCTCGGTGTTGGGTTTCAAGTAGAATGCCGCCGTGGTGGTCAATGATGCGTGGCCAAGCAGGGCTTGCGCGGCCTGTATCCCGGCGGCGTTCGCGATCATGTTCGCGGCGGAGTGGCGAAGGCTGTACAGCCCGAAAGACTCCAACGGGGGCAGGCCGTTCGCCTTGCGCTCAAGGTTACACGCGACAATGGCGCGGGCCAGGGCGCGATTCAGGGCGCAATGGCCGTAGGCCTCCCCCGGTACGCGCTCCGGTTTTTTCGCCCGGTTCGTGCCAATGCCGTTGCCTTGGTTTGGCGGTGTCACCCGCGCCTCGTGCCGCCGCGCCCGCATGTCCTCCGCAGAATCCGCCGGGGAGAATATAATGTCATCGGAGGGTTTCAGCAGGCGGGGCAGTAGATAGGCCTGCGCCCTTGGCCCGAAAAACAGCACCCGGCTTTTTCCATGGCGCCGGGTCTTGTGTTCGGTCAGGGTGGCGCTCCACGGGTTAGTGGTCCGGTCAATGTCGCCCACCCGCAGGCGCAACACCTCGGAGGGCCGCGCACCCGTCAGGAACAGCACCCATAGCGCCGCCGCCGCCGTCTCGGTCATGTGTGCCGTGACCTCCACCAGCTCCGACTCCGCCACCAGTCGGCGCGGCTCCGGCTCCGGCGCGTCCGTGTGCCCCTGCCGGAGGGGTTCCAGCGCCTTGAGACACTCCCAAACGCGGGCCAGAATGTCACGTCCGGCGGGATCATCCTGCCTGGACAGCGCCCACTTGATCATGCCGCGGATAACGTGCATCCGGGCATTGGCGGCGGTGCGGGTGCACCCTCGGGCGATGGCGGCGGCGCGGGCCTGCTCCAGGTGGCCGCAGTGGAGGCGGGCCACTGGCAACTCGGGGTAC contains:
- a CDS encoding DUF3987 domain-containing protein, which codes for MNGKIPAVKGWPEREFAEDELLAHVDQGGNIGIKTGEPSNVDVLDCDDPELQEALVCRLPETVTATTGRGLHFYFAHHPDVRNRADAGDMAGEVIKRDASGRSRVDTRSTGGCCVFPGSLHPERNTPYQWAAGLDPDSVAVAEWPGWLLLSVKKADPAPPPARPITTGAPEHGGAYARAALSGELEAVAGAIEGQRNHQLNASACKLGGLVGAGLLDEGEVTEALVGAALGCGLSESEARKTIFSGLAAGVRTPRSLPEPRTAPRPLSTGPNSEKRPDGPPATPTGESPTEEPIPLTKALAAPRPFPTEALGPILGPAAQALADGVQVPVAMAASSLLAASALAAQGLADVVMPDGRRLPLSLFLLTVAISGDRKSAVDRLALRPHRAWQHRRLEDHATGLAAWKNAHEGWAAARAEAKKKSKSKTAVALEQALADVGPEPPRPPAPVMVIANLTIEGLQKSLAADWPTVGVFSDEGGSLIGGYSFGKDQQLKSLAELSLFWDASGGVKVRAGDGVAICFGRRVALHLMAQPDPARQLLGNELAHGQGLLPRFLVLWPSSLRGTRSYKPTDPADTPEVRRYYAAMETLLEAPLDMDPMTRELKLRVIAPTPEAMAAWVRFHDFVEGDNNPGGPLDAVAGWASKAAEHALRLAGVLAMVNDPDAEHIGATAMAGGIALADFFLGEMLRLRSESAISPELLKAERLGQWLRRQGRMEMSASEIVKGGPCRTADELDAAMEVLGRHGWVRRIQVQNTGRPSKRWEIIQHEK
- a CDS encoding site-specific integrase gives rise to the protein MPAKVAQQRKTPALCFHKKQGLFYVTLNARRVYLGPDRVAATARYEREIALWVLRGRQPEATMAGDITLMELAAAYITDRRRHYAKTPSNVDRIRYGLKDLLELYPELPVARLHCGHLEQARAAAIARGCTRTAANARMHVIRGMIKWALSRQDDPAGRDILARVWECLKALEPLRQGHTDAPEPEPRRLVAESELVEVTAHMTETAAAALWVLFLTGARPSEVLRLRVGDIDRTTNPWSATLTEHKTRRHGKSRVLFFGPRAQAYLLPRLLKPSDDIIFSPADSAEDMRARRHEARVTPPNQGNGIGTNRAKKPERVPGEAYGHCALNRALARAIVACNLERKANGLPPLESFGLYSLRHSAANMIANAAGIQAAQALLGHASLTTTAAFYLKPNTEAAAEAMLRLG